Proteins encoded within one genomic window of Fragaria vesca subsp. vesca linkage group LG1, FraVesHawaii_1.0, whole genome shotgun sequence:
- the LOC101311899 gene encoding uncharacterized protein LOC101311899 encodes MNMKLKEQESGKCCVKRKQMSSSPSPPPPPPPFPRFLAKKSVVESVTKREIDRFWTLKRINEEEHLLAAIKAAARIRARKLSEEDYRSFEESLNDEDNDGKDRDAAVKTNENNDVIRVGIKDWWTKSKYAYLNQPDMDSKEPPKRRSSTFIPNCFAYKPTPLYPTSLGVF; translated from the exons ATGAACATGAAGCTAAAGGAGCAGGAAAGTGGAAAGTGCTGTGTCAAGAGAAAACAGATGAGTTCATCACCATCGCCGCCACCTCCGCCGCCACCGTTTCCAAGGTTCTTGGCTAAGAAGAGTGTTGTTGAGAGTGTGACAAAGAGAGAAATCGACAGGTTCTGGACGCTGAAGCGTATTAATGAGGAGGAGCACCTCCTCGCAGCGATCAAGGCTGCAGCACGCATTAGAGCTCGAAAACTCTCG GAGGAAGACTACAGATCTTTTGAGGAGTCCTTGAATGATGAAGACAACGATGGCAAGGATAGAGACGCCGCAGTCAAAACAAATGAGAACAATGATGTGATTCGTGTTGGAATTAAGGACTG GTGGACAAAGAGCAAGTATGCATACTTGAACCAGCCAGATATGGATTCCAAGGAGCCTCCAAAAAGGCGTAGCTCCACATTTATTCCTAATTGCTTTGCTTATAAGCCAACGCCTCTGTACCCAACCTCTCTTGGTGTCTTTTAA
- the LOC101312187 gene encoding prolyl 4-hydroxylase subunit alpha-1-like, with protein sequence MAVKPRHGRVAGRKSSSSSSTLVLTLLVMFTFVILILLALGILSVPSGSSGDSPKANDLSSIVRNSAERIQGDDRSKEQWVEAISWEPRAFVYHNFLTQQECDYLIDLAKPHMEKSTVVDSETGKSKDSRVRTSSGTFLSRGRDKVIRNIERKIANFTFLPVEHGEGLQILHYEVGQKYEPHFDYFQDEYNTRNGGQRMATILMYLSDVEEGGETVFPNAKGNISSVPWWDELSECGKKGLSVKPKMGDALLFWSMNPDATLDPSSLHGGCPVIRGNKWSSTKWIRVDEYKV encoded by the exons ATGGCCGTAAAGCCCAGGCACGGCCGCGTCGCCGGTCGAAAATCGTCGTCGTCGTCCTCGACTCTGGTCCTCACCTTGCTCGTCATGTTCACCTTCGTCATTCTCATTCTCCTCGCCCTCGGAATCCTCTCCGTCCCGAGCGGCTCCTCCGGCGACTCGCCCAAGGCCAACGATCTCAGCTCGATTGTAAGGAACAGCGCCGAGAG GATTCAGGGAGATGATCGGAGCAAGGAGCAGTGGGTTGAAGCCATCTCGTGGGAGCCTAGAGCTTTTGTGTATCACAATTTCTTG ACACAACAGGAGTGTGATTATCTGATCGATCTAGCGAAGCCTCATATGGAAAAGTCGACTGTGGTTGACAGTGAAACTGGAAAGAGCAAAGATAGCAG GGTTCGTACGAGCTCTGGAACATTTTTGTCTAGAGGACGGGATAAGGTTATCAGGAATATTGAGAGAAAGATTGCTAATTTCACCTTTCTACCTGTAG AACACGGGGAGGGCCTTCAAATTCTCCACTATGAAGTGGGACAGAAGTATGAGCCTCACTTTGACTATTTTCAGGATGAATATAACACTAGGAATGGAGGTCAACGGATGGCTACCATTCTGATGTATCT CTCAGATGTTGAAGAAGGGGGTGAGACTGTGTTTCCTAATGCAAAAGGGAATATAAGTTCTGTGCCTTGGTGGGATGAGCTATCCGAGTGCGGGAAGAAAGGACTTTCTGTTAAACCTAAGATGGGAGATGCATTGCTTTTCTGGAGCATGAATCCTGATGCAACTTTAGATCCTTCAAGTTTGCATG GTGGGTGTCCTGTCATCAGGGGGAATAAATGGTCATCTACTAAATGGATTCGTGTGGACGAGTACAAAGTTTGA